In Lutra lutra chromosome 6, mLutLut1.2, whole genome shotgun sequence, the following are encoded in one genomic region:
- the HTR1B gene encoding 5-hydroxytryptamine receptor 1B, translated as MEETGTRCAPPPPAGSQTGVPQANLSSAPHNCSAEGYIYQDSIALPWKVLLVMLLALITLATTLSNAFVIATVYRTRKLHTPANYLIASLAVTDLLVSILVMPISTMYTVTGRWTLGQVVCDFWLSSDITCCTASILHLCVIALDRYWAITDAVEYSAKRTPKRAAVMIALVWVFSISISLPPFFWRQAKAEEEVSDCVVNTDHILYTVYSTVGAFYFPTLLLIALYGRIYVEARSRILKQTPNRTGKRLTRAQLITDSPGSTSSVTSVNSRAPDVPSESGSPVYVNQVKVRVSDALLEKKKLMAARERKATKTLGIILGAFIVCWLPFFIISLVMPICKDACWFHLAIFDFFTWLGYLNSLINPIIYTMSNEDFKQAFHKLIRFKCTG; from the coding sequence ATGGAAGAAACCGGCACACGGtgcgccccgccgccgcccgcgggCTCCCAGACCGGGGTTCCTCAAGCCAatctctcctctgctccccacaaCTGCAGCGCCGAGGGCTACATTTACCAGGACTCCATCGCCCTGCCCTGGAAAGTACTACTGGTCATGCTGCTGGCACTCATCACCTTGGCCACCACGCTCTCTAATGCTTTTGTGATCGCCACTGTGTACCGGACCCGGAAGCTGCATACCCCAGCCAACTACCTGATCGCCTCCCTGGCGGTCACCGACCTGCTCGTATCCATCCTGGTGATGCCCATCAGCACCATGTACACGGTCACCGGCCGCTGGACGCTGGGCCAGGTGGTCTGCGACTTCTGGCTGTCGTCGGACATCACCTGTTGCACTGCTTCTATCCTGCACCTCTGTGTCATCGCCCTGGACCGCTACTGGGCCATCACGGACGCCGTGGAATACTCAGCTAAAAGGACTCCCAAGAGGGCCGCGGTCATGATCGCGCTGGTGTGGGTCTTCTCTATCTCCATCTCGCTGCCGCCCTTCTTCTGGCGTCAAGCCAAAGCCGAGGAGGAGGTGTCGGACTGCGTGGTGAACACCGACCACATCCTCTATACCGTTTACTCCACGGTGGGCGCTTTCTacttccccaccctgctcctcATCGCCCTCTACGGCCGCATCTATGTGGAAGCCCGCTCCCGGATTTTGAAACAGACGCCCAACAGGACCGGCAAGCGCCTGACCCGAGCCCAGCTGATAACCGACTCCCCCGGGTCCACGTCCTCGGTCACCTCCGTTAACTCGCGGGCTCCCGATGTGCCCAGCGAATCCGGGTCCCCCGTGTACGTGAACCAAGTCAAAGTGCGAGTCTCCGACGCCCTGCTAGAGAAGAAGAAACTCATGGCCGCTAGGGAGCGCAAAGCCACTAAGACCCTGGGGATCATACTGGGAGCCTTTATCGTGTGTTGGCTGCCCTTCTTCATCATCTCCCTAGTGATGCCTATTTGCAAGGATGCTTGCTGGTTCCACCTGGCCATCTTTGACTTTTTCACGTGGCTGGGCTATCTCAACTCCCTTATCAACCCCATCATCTATACCATGTCCAATGAGGACTTCAAACAAGCATTCCATAAACTGATACGCTTTAAGTGCACAGGTTGA